A section of the Bacteroidia bacterium genome encodes:
- a CDS encoding T9SS type A sorting domain-containing protein: protein MKKLSLTMFLVGLAIASFAQTQRVVLHEYFTNASCAPCAAATPVLMNTLATLGESKVVTVSYHVWYPGVDPMYNHNTQQVRDRHNLYNLNGVPNSVIDGNVYNGHPNGATYQKFDDRSMVASPFSLDIRPGFSGDSLTVNMTVKASQNVPNGNYKAYIVAIEKEVNFVSPPGTNGMTKHEYVMKYMLTGSGGSSLPATFNTNDEVVVSGAWKMANIYDLSQLRIVGFVQNMNNKEVMQAGMAGNPIPFTINLAINSATPQLNVQQPATPKTYTMDFSNTNSQAETYKFKLLKDVLPSGWSASFSVNGNTSSDSLMLSVGAGASQQAVITITPSAATPGKGKVYLEVSPTSSFTMYKIQKEAILISGVPTLVISKHPATTNAVANALTGINRINATLEGGEVPLLPADQYTSTNFKNILWHTGSDYGNCVSEAEAGNLVTFLNTGGRIMFQGSDIGYYINGNGTTMRRSLYQNYIGARYLVDGDGSDPAEIGATTDFLLNTYGSAYLNSSYSHYSDRIAPRTPAIAIMNYFQAGSPDTAAALRNEKPITGGGSYKTAYFAFRMEALDDASVRDSITSRVFMWFDGLIGPTALDDALARITMQQNFPNPANESTTIRFSENSKPILLKVIDVLGKEVHQQWIPAGQQEVTINTASFGNGVYIYQLSDGVNPITSKKLIIQH, encoded by the coding sequence ATGAAGAAATTATCACTTACCATGTTTCTTGTTGGGTTAGCGATAGCATCGTTTGCCCAAACGCAGCGGGTTGTGCTGCACGAGTATTTTACGAATGCTTCATGTGCGCCTTGTGCTGCCGCAACGCCTGTACTAATGAACACTTTAGCCACTCTGGGAGAAAGTAAAGTAGTTACGGTTTCTTATCATGTCTGGTATCCGGGTGTCGATCCTATGTATAACCATAACACACAGCAAGTTAGAGATAGACACAACCTCTATAATTTAAATGGTGTTCCAAATTCTGTTATTGACGGTAATGTTTACAACGGCCATCCCAATGGTGCTACGTATCAGAAATTTGATGACCGGAGTATGGTTGCTTCTCCCTTTTCGTTGGATATTCGTCCGGGTTTTTCAGGCGATTCCTTAACCGTTAATATGACCGTTAAAGCCAGCCAGAATGTTCCTAACGGCAACTACAAGGCTTATATTGTAGCTATTGAAAAAGAAGTTAATTTTGTAAGCCCTCCCGGAACCAATGGAATGACTAAGCATGAATATGTGATGAAATATATGCTTACCGGGTCAGGCGGGTCAAGTTTACCCGCTACTTTTAACACCAATGACGAAGTTGTAGTGAGTGGAGCTTGGAAAATGGCTAATATCTATGACCTTAGCCAGCTACGTATTGTAGGCTTTGTTCAAAATATGAATAATAAAGAAGTTATGCAAGCAGGTATGGCCGGAAATCCCATTCCTTTTACCATAAATTTAGCCATTAATTCAGCTACACCACAGTTAAATGTGCAGCAGCCGGCTACGCCCAAAACCTACACAATGGATTTTTCCAACACCAACTCACAAGCCGAAACCTATAAGTTTAAACTACTCAAAGATGTTTTACCATCAGGTTGGTCTGCCAGTTTCAGTGTTAATGGAAATACCTCATCAGATTCCTTAATGCTTTCAGTAGGAGCAGGCGCATCCCAGCAGGCAGTTATCACTATTACTCCCAGTGCAGCAACTCCCGGAAAAGGAAAAGTCTATTTAGAAGTTTCCCCGACCTCATCGTTTACAATGTATAAAATCCAGAAAGAAGCTATTTTGATTTCCGGTGTTCCTACGTTAGTGATTAGTAAACATCCGGCAACGACTAATGCGGTAGCCAACGCACTTACCGGAATAAATCGTATTAATGCAACATTAGAAGGTGGTGAAGTTCCACTATTGCCCGCAGACCAATATACTTCCACCAATTTTAAAAATATTTTATGGCATACCGGCTCTGATTATGGAAACTGTGTTAGTGAAGCAGAAGCCGGAAATTTAGTAACCTTTTTAAATACCGGCGGACGAATCATGTTCCAAGGTTCTGATATTGGTTATTATATCAATGGAAACGGCACAACTATGCGCCGCTCTTTGTATCAAAACTATATAGGTGCTCGCTATTTAGTTGATGGCGACGGTAGCGACCCGGCTGAGATTGGGGCTACCACAGACTTTTTACTAAACACCTATGGTTCTGCCTATCTAAATTCAAGTTATTCTCATTATTCTGATAGAATTGCCCCTCGCACTCCTGCGATAGCAATTATGAATTATTTTCAAGCCGGAAGCCCGGATACTGCTGCAGCCTTACGTAATGAGAAGCCAATTACTGGCGGAGGTAGCTACAAAACAGCTTATTTCGCCTTCAGAATGGAAGCCTTAGATGATGCTAGCGTACGGGATTCTATTACCAGCCGTGTGTTCATGTGGTTTGACGGCCTTATTGGCCCCACTGCCTTAGATGATGCCCTTGCCAGAATCACTATGCAGCAAAACTTCCCGAACCCAGCTAATGAAAGCACAACCATTCGTTTCTCTGAAAATTCTAAACCAATTCTGCTCAAAGTTATAGATGTGTTAGGCAAAGAAGTTCATCAGCAGTGGATACCCGCAGGCCAACAAGAAGTTACCATAAATACAGCCAGTTTCGGTAACGGCGTATATATCTACCAACTATCAGACGGAGTTAATCCCATAACCAGCAAAAAATTAATTATACAACATTAA
- a CDS encoding S1C family serine protease, with protein sequence MRYLSLISWRVFGSVFLGFLGGAAFVYWLLSPSENIHDGEVRSLPFTRASSTGTVSLFGTAAERAIPSVVYIHSTHEIQDEHDFFGVAELLNPGTEVHGSGVIISSDGYIVTNYHVIENANKIWIRLSDHRLFEAEIIGRDKHTDLAVLRIDAPNLKPIQFTNSDAVKVGEWALAIGSPFNLHSTVTAGIVSGKGRCIGAISQQVSDPSEYTTESFIQTDAA encoded by the coding sequence ATGCGGTACCTGAGTTTAATTAGCTGGCGGGTTTTCGGGAGCGTCTTTTTGGGTTTCTTAGGAGGGGCGGCTTTCGTTTATTGGCTTCTTTCGCCTTCGGAAAATATTCATGACGGTGAGGTACGTTCATTGCCATTCACACGTGCAAGCAGCACTGGTACAGTATCTTTATTTGGAACGGCTGCTGAAAGAGCTATACCGTCAGTTGTGTATATTCATTCTACTCACGAAATTCAAGACGAACATGACTTTTTCGGTGTTGCAGAATTACTAAACCCCGGAACTGAGGTTCATGGATCAGGAGTTATCATTTCATCAGACGGATATATCGTAACCAATTATCACGTTATAGAAAACGCCAATAAAATCTGGATACGTTTATCAGACCACCGCTTATTTGAAGCCGAGATTATCGGGAGAGATAAACACACGGATTTAGCTGTTTTACGGATAGATGCTCCCAATTTAAAACCCATTCAGTTTACGAATTCAGATGCAGTAAAAGTTGGCGAATGGGCATTAGCTATTGGCTCTCCATTTAATTTACATTCTACGGTAACTGCCGGAATTGTTAGCGGAAAGGGACGGTGTATTGGCGCTATCAGCCAGCAAGTTAGCGACCCATCAGAATATACTACAGAGTCATTTATCCAGACTGACGCTGCCG
- a CDS encoding SAM-dependent DNA methyltransferase, whose protein sequence is MKQAKFDKKISQSYTQKGILPIKTFDLSDKELQIGDIFTPLKWGEFAIDKLDLFAKWVTGASVFDPTMGAGNLLEALITYGFSKGYAIDTLPTHRLFGNELNTVYFNQALNKFREKYGLNMSGNFTNEDFLRLTPQKYDIVLGNPPWQNFVDLPKSYKEQIKSYFFKYDLIGNSQNLLLGGSRIDIAALIIQIAIKDFLKPNGEAIMFMPLSLFLNDGANRNFRTYSIGEVNYCVNAVFDFNDEDVFDGIATRYGLSHFIRDKNPYFPIPYFRKENTSWNEYIAKPMFHETDPLSIISKDEDVDFKDIKSVMIKKESSPRQGINTCGANNIYFFDSLNEVTKDLVSVSNKHKDNIILPKKFIFPLITSKEFKTEAKVPSKWVLLPYTNNGKPLGWNQIQLFPELKNYLETNKEILQSRKGVMLNAILGRGYWWAILGIGEYNFFPYKVVWEASGKTRFNPTIFEGNWQANQSLQAFISVRALSEAKRIQAELSDKQIEKYLLSLKMEGTMNWAQPGKIKKMLKYESF, encoded by the coding sequence GTGAAACAAGCTAAATTTGACAAGAAGATTTCTCAATCATACACACAAAAAGGAATATTGCCTATCAAAACTTTCGATTTGTCAGATAAGGAGTTGCAAATTGGTGATATATTCACTCCACTAAAATGGGGTGAATTTGCCATAGATAAACTCGACCTGTTTGCAAAATGGGTAACCGGTGCTTCTGTATTTGACCCCACAATGGGAGCAGGAAATCTACTTGAAGCCTTAATCACTTATGGCTTTTCTAAAGGATATGCAATTGATACACTCCCAACTCATAGGCTTTTTGGCAATGAATTGAATACTGTTTATTTCAATCAAGCATTGAATAAGTTCAGGGAAAAGTATGGCTTAAATATGTCTGGAAACTTTACCAATGAAGATTTTTTGCGCCTTACGCCCCAAAAATATGACATTGTATTGGGCAATCCTCCTTGGCAAAACTTTGTAGATTTACCGAAAAGCTATAAAGAGCAAATCAAAAGCTACTTTTTCAAATATGATTTGATAGGAAATAGCCAAAACCTTTTGTTAGGGGGAAGCAGAATAGATATAGCTGCACTGATTATTCAAATAGCCATTAAAGATTTCTTAAAACCAAATGGTGAAGCAATTATGTTTATGCCACTTTCATTATTCTTAAATGATGGTGCTAACAGAAATTTCAGAACTTATAGCATTGGGGAAGTAAATTATTGTGTTAATGCCGTTTTCGATTTTAATGATGAAGATGTATTTGACGGAATTGCGACCCGCTATGGGTTGAGTCATTTTATTCGGGACAAGAACCCATATTTCCCAATACCGTATTTCCGAAAAGAAAATACCTCTTGGAATGAATACATAGCTAAGCCAATGTTTCATGAAACAGACCCATTAAGTATTATTTCCAAGGATGAAGATGTTGATTTTAAAGACATTAAATCTGTGATGATAAAAAAGGAATCAAGTCCCAGGCAAGGAATCAATACCTGTGGAGCAAATAATATCTATTTCTTTGATTCTCTTAATGAAGTAACCAAAGACTTAGTGAGCGTTTCCAACAAGCATAAAGATAATATCATTTTGCCTAAGAAATTCATCTTTCCGCTTATTACATCAAAAGAGTTCAAAACAGAAGCAAAAGTTCCGTCTAAATGGGTTCTTTTGCCTTACACCAATAATGGAAAGCCTTTGGGTTGGAATCAAATTCAACTATTTCCTGAACTCAAGAACTATCTTGAAACAAATAAAGAGATATTACAAAGCAGAAAAGGTGTAATGCTCAACGCTATACTTGGTCGTGGATATTGGTGGGCAATATTAGGCATTGGGGAATACAATTTTTTTCCATACAAAGTAGTTTGGGAGGCTTCTGGCAAGACCCGTTTTAATCCAACAATTTTTGAAGGCAATTGGCAAGCAAACCAATCATTGCAAGCCTTCATCTCAGTTAGGGCATTATCTGAAGCCAAAAGAATCCAGGCGGAACTATCTGATAAACAAATAGAAAAATATCTACTGTCATTAAAGATGGAAGGAACCATGAATTGGGCACAACCCGGAAAGATTAAAAAAATGCTAAAATACGAATCTTTTTAG
- a CDS encoding PDZ domain-containing protein, translating to VSDPSEYTTESFIQTDAAVNPGNSGGALVNIDGQLIGINTAIASQTGNFFGYSFAIPANIVQKITTDIIKYGLAQRGFVGISVQDVDEDIAQEKHLPSVKGAYVVSLNSKEGQSTAGIKVGDIIVGVRGKLVSSVAEIQGILALYTYGDLIELSLLRGNGLVNLKIPLKKETDFAKKVIKNGETQAQLI from the coding sequence GTTAGCGACCCATCAGAATATACTACAGAGTCATTTATCCAGACTGACGCTGCCGTGAATCCGGGAAATTCCGGCGGTGCATTGGTTAATATAGACGGGCAGCTAATCGGAATCAATACCGCTATCGCTTCTCAAACAGGAAATTTCTTTGGATATAGCTTCGCGATACCTGCCAATATCGTTCAGAAAATAACTACTGACATCATAAAATATGGCTTAGCCCAGCGCGGCTTCGTTGGGATTTCGGTTCAAGATGTTGATGAAGACATCGCCCAAGAAAAACATCTGCCTTCTGTGAAGGGTGCATACGTAGTAAGCCTAAACTCAAAAGAAGGGCAATCTACAGCAGGAATTAAAGTGGGAGATATTATCGTAGGGGTACGCGGAAAATTGGTATCATCAGTAGCAGAAATTCAGGGAATCTTGGCATTGTACACCTACGGTGACTTAATAGAGTTGAGTTTGCTACGCGGAAACGGCCTTGTGAACCTAAAAATACCACTCAAAAAAGAAACTGATTTTGCCAAAAAAGTCATCAAAAATGGCGAAACACAAGCACAGTTAATTTAA